The DNA region GATTTTTGGCGGCTTCCTCCTGATCCTTGACCGGAGCTTTGTCCAGCAGTCTGGCGATCATGGTGGCGAGCATCTCCACATGGGCCAGTTCTTCCGTGCCGGTGTCCAGCAACAGGTCCCGATACTTGGAATGGGCTTTGCTCCTCAGATTCCAACCTTGGAACAAATACTGCATCGCCACGGTGATTTCCCCGAACTGCCCGCCCAGGATTTCCTGCAACTTCTTGGCAAAAATCGGATCCGGTCTTTCCGGCTTGGCTTCGAATTGCAGCTCCTTGACATGAAAAAACACGGCATTCCCTCCCGGAAGGTCATGTTGACCATATGGTATCGGGCGGGTGCCCGGATGGTGCTTGTTCGTAGAAAAGGTTGGACGGGCATTCACGGGGAGAGCCGTGTTGCTGTGACCAAAAAAGTTTGATCAAGTCGCGGGATCGATAAAAATCTATCATCAATAAACATAATAATATTTCTAATGTTAAAATAATAATAGATTTTATGCAGGAAAGGAGATGTGAATTTGAGGAATTTCAGATATTGGCTTCCTGTTGTGTTGTCCATGATTCTTTCCTTCACCGTTTTTCCCCTCCCGCGTTCGGCGGACGCCGCACCCAATTTTTCCATGCCGTTTCCGTGCAACCAGACGTGGGTCGGGGAGACGCGGACCAATCACAATCCGACGTATGCGGTGGATTTGAACCGGGCCAATGACCTCGGAGATCCCGTGGTGGCATCGGCTGCCGGGAAGGTGATCACGGTTCGGGATCTGGGCAACACCAGCTACGGCAAGTACGTGGTGATTGATCACGGCGGAGGCTGGACCACTTGGTATGCCCATCTCCAATCGTTCAGTGTTTCCGTCGGTCAAAGCGTGAAAAAGGGACAAAAAATCGGAGCGGTGGGAAGCAGCGGAGGATCGACCGGGCCGCACCTGCACTATGAACAACGGCTCAACGGAACCGTTCAGAAAATCAAGTGGGAAGGAACTCAAATCCTGTATTACGGTCAAAAGAATTATACCAGCAAGAACAGTTGCGGCAGCAGCACCGTAACCGGTACGGTCAAAACAACCAGCGGTGCTCCGCTCAACATCCGCTCGGGCCCGGGCACCAGCTACAGCGTGGTGGGGCAGGTGGCCAACGGTGCCACGGTCACCATCCAGTGTCAGGTTCGGGGTGAAACCGTGACCGGCACGTTCGGGACCAGCAATCTGTGGAACCGGATCGGCAGCGGAAAATATGTTGCCGATGCATATGTCTACACCGGGTCGGACGGGCAAGTGGCCCCCACCTGTAAATGACGGAATCATCCGAACGGAAACCTCCGGGAAAACTCTGTTTTTTCCCGGAGGTTTTTCTTGTTTCAAGCCTCCTCCTCGAAGAAGGAATTCTCTGTGCAAAACCGAATGACAATGCACACAACAAATCGGGGGAGGGGCAGGCATGGACCAAGTGGTGGATGGGCCGGCACGTCACAAAGATCATTCGGATCACCCGGCCGGGGCGGAGATGGTACGATTGCTGCAATTACTTCGCGTTGAGAAAGGGAACCGGGTGTTGGAGATCGGTGGAACGGAGTGGACGTCCATGCTCTTGTCTGCCATGGTTGAACCGGAAGGACGGGTGGATCCCCTTCAGGCGGATCCGCCATTGGAGGAGATGGCTGACATCCGGTTTGAACCCGCGGAAGACTCCCCGGGATTTCCGGAAGAAGCCTCCTATGACCGGATCATTTCATGGTCGGGGCTGGACCGTTTGCCGGACGCATGGACAGAGCATTTGGCAGAGGGCGGGGTGTTGGTGGCTCCGTTTTCGGTGTTGCCCCTCCCGGACTCTCAGGTGGTTTGCCGGTTTGTGAAGGAAAACCGGAAGCTGACGGACGGAGACGTGTGGGAAGGCTCACGGTCGGCGGAGTCTGCTTCGGCGCGGAACGGCGTCATGTGGAAGACGGGCGAAAGGGAAGGGCAGGCCTGGGCCGGCGCGGACTGGATGAAGGGGCGCAAGCCGGAACGTTGGGGACAGCGTTTCCGCACGGCGCAGGGGGTGCCGTCACCGGTCAGGGAAACGGCGGCGTCGATTCGCCCGTTCCTGTTGGCCACGGCACCGGAAGGGCTCACCACGGCCCATCACCCGGTGATCGGTCGGTGCATCGGTTACAGCAGTGCGGACGGATTTGCACTGGCCGCCTTGCATGAACGGGTTTGGCTGGTCTCCGATGATCGGCACGGGCGAGTCCTTCGTCAGTGGTGGGACGAGTGGGGGCGGCGCGGGAAGCCGGATTACAAGGATCTGCGGGCAAGCGTGTCCGGCGGACGGGTGAGGGTTGTGCTCAGAAGGTGAAAGCGACCGTCCCTTCCATCGAACTCCGCGGCCGAAGCGTTCCAAGCGCCGGGAGAGGATCACGCGGAGGATGCGGAAGATCGCCCGAAAAGGTACTCTGGAAATGTGGTTGATCGATGAAAGGCAACACGGAACGGGAGGGTTTCCGCATGAAGCGTGTGTTTTGCGTGGGAGAGTTGCTCATCGATTGGGTATGCACCGAACACGGGGTGTCGTTGGCGGAAGGAAGCCGCTTCGAGAAAAAAGCGGGCGGCGCGCCGGCCAATGTGGCAGCCGCCGTGGCCAGGTTGGGAGGGGAAGCGGTGTTCATGGGACGGGTGGGGGAAGATCCCTTCGGAGATTTTCTGGTGAACACCTTGCGAAAAGAACGGGTGGACGTGTCGATGATCGACCGGGGAGGATCCACCACATTTGCCTTTGTTTCCCTCAAAGCGGACGGAGAACGGGATTTCGTGTTCTGCCGCGGGGCGGACGGTGAGTATTCCCTTGACCGGATCGACCTTTCCCGGTTGCGGTCGGGAGACATATTGCACTTCGGCTCCGCCACGGCCTGGTTGCCCGGAGAGCTTCGCGTCACGGTGTTTCAATTGCTTTCGATCGCCCGGGATCGGGGAATGTTCATCTCGTTTGATCCCAATCACCGCGATGCCCTGATTCATGATTTGGAATCATTCAGGCGGGATTGTCTTCATTTCCTGGAACATGCCCGGTTTGTGAAGATGAGCGAAGAGGAGGCCATGCTTGTCTCCGGCGTGAAGGATCCGATGGTCGCGGTAAACGTGCTGATGCGGCACGGTCCGGACGTGTTGTGTGTCACCATGGGAGCATCCGGAACGCTTTTGGCGACCCGGGAGCGGATGGAGTTGGTTCCGTCGGTACGGGTGAAGCAGGTGGATTCCACCGGCGCGGGAGACGCGTTTGTCGGTGCGATGCTGTACCGGTTTGCCGGGGAAGAGCGGTTGGAAGAAGCATTGGGCCATCATGGGAAATTGGCGGAATTTGTCCGGTTTGCCAACCGCGCCGGGGCGGCGGCGTGTACGGGCTACGGGGCCATCGCTTCCCTGCCGACGTTGGAGCAGGTTTTGTCATTGTGAAGAGGGAGCATGCCGCACATTTCCGTGAAAAGAGAGATGACACGAAAAGGACCGCATCATCCCGGACGGCCCGGTTCGGGACGGATGCGGTCTTTTGCCTCTTTCGGGAGGGTTCGTCAGATCGTCCAGCGGATGAGCGTGCTGGTGTGGACGAAACCGCCGCCGAATCCTGACAGCAGGACGAGGTCGCCGCGCTTCAGCTTGCCTGCGTCCATCCCGTCCTTCAGGGCAAGCGGAATGGAAGCCGATGAGGTGTTTCCGTACCGCGTTGCGCTGAACAACACCTTTTCCATGGGGATCCCGATGCGGCTGCAGACCGCTTCGATGATGCGGATGTTGGCACTGTGCGGCACGAACAGGTCCAAATCTCCCGGGGTGAGGCCTTCCTCTGCCAAGAGGGGCGGAATCTCCCGCACCAGGGTATGGACGGCGATTTTGAACACTTCCCGCCCGTTTTGCACCAGTTTTCCGTTGCGGAGGATCGGTTTGCCGCCGATGCGATCGGCGATTCCGGAGCAATAGAGGTGAATGCCGGCCGAACCGTCCGTGGTGGAGACGGAGCGGATGAAGGAAGGCTCCTTGGAGTCGTGTTCCACCAGGACCGCACCGGCGGCATCGCCGAACAGAATGCAGGTGGTGCGGTCCGTGTAATCGGTGATTTTGGACAGCGTTTCCGCGCCGATGACCAATACTTTGCGGCATTGTTCCGACGTGATCAACGCATTGGCCATATTGAGTCCGTGGACAAATCCGGCACAGGCCGCCGAGATGTCGATCGCACCGGCTGTCCGGGAAAGACCGAGGCGGTGGTGGACCTGACTGGCCACGCTGGGGAACGGCGCATCGGGAGTGGCGGTGGACACGATGACAAAATCGATGTCCGCCAAACGTACCTGGTGTCTCTCCACCAGGTTTTCCACGGCTTTGACACACAGATCCGACGTGAATTCGTCGTTGGCGGCGATTCGACGTTCATGGATGCCGGTTCGTTGCACGATCCATTCATCCGAGGTTTCCACCAACCGTTCCAGGTCTCGATTGGTCAGCACGCGTTCGGGAACATGGGTCCCGATGGCGGAAATGCGGGCTTGGGAAACGGGAATCGCGGAAGTCACGGGGCATTCCTCCTTGCATGAATGGGGATCAAGGAAAAATGTGGAAGAGTTTGTGATCAACATTTAGAACCAGGTCATAATAATGGGTTTCAATCATTCTATTCCGGTTTTCGCCGGGTGTCAATCGATGATTTCGAAATGTTTCGAGACAAGAAAAAATATTTGACAAAAAGTTGAAACGTGTTAATATGGACACGAAAGTATTAATCAATCACAAGTTCATATGGAAAGTCCACTGGGGGGGCCTTTAGTGAAAGGCTGAGATTAAAGTGTTACTTTAAGACCCTTGGAACCTGATCTGGATCATACCAGCGTAGGGAAGTGGCGGAAGGCACGTTTTTCGGGTGCCGGATTGTGCATATCGACCGCTCACCGCTTTCTTCCCCGTGAAGAAAGCGGTTTTTGTTTGTCTGGGTGATCCCGGAAGGTCGGTGGGCCGAGAAGAGAAAAGGGGGATCTGTTGTTGACATTCAGCGAACGGCTCAGACGGGAAGCGGATCCGGTGTGGCAAGCCAGTTTCGAGCATCCTTTCGTGAAGGGAATCGCGGACGGCAGCTTGCCGATGGCTTGTTTCCGTCACTATGTGCTCCAGGATTCCTACTATCTTTCCCACTTCGCCCGTGTGCAGGCCATCGGGGCGACCAAAGCGGATTCGCTCCCGGAAACGGCGAGAATGGCCCTTCACGCTCAGCGCACCTGTGACGCCGAGCTGTCCCTCCATCGGCGCTTCATGAATCGTTTGAACATCACGGAGCAGGAAAAAGAAACGTTCGAACCTGCCCCCACGGCATACGCATACACGTCCCATCTGTATCGTGCCGCATGGACGGGGGAGTACGGAGACGTCATTGCCGCCATTCTTCCGTGTTATTGGCTGTACATGGAGATCGGGGAAAGGCTGAAAGGGAAAGAGCCGGATGAGCCGATCTACCGGGAGTGGATCTCCGCCTACGGCAGCGACTGGTTCCGTCAGCTGGTGGAGGAGCAGATCCGCTGTCTGAACCGGATTGCCGATCGGGCTTCGGAAGCGACCCGAAACCGGATGAGAGATCACTTCCTGATCAGCAGCCGGTATGAATGGATGTTCTGGGAAATGGCGTGGCGCCTGGAATCGTGGCCGGCGGATGCCGCGCGCGGAAAAATCGGGTGAGTTCTGTTCGGAATGTTGGGAGGAGGGCGAAGACTTTGAACAAAGGACTGAAGCTGACGGACATTCTCGTGACGGTTGTCATTTCCGTCGTGTTCGGCGTGGTGTACAAGCTGTGGGGACCGCTGTATTACGCGGTCAAGCCGTTCGGGCTCCATCTGGACCAGTTTCTCTACGGCATGTGGTTCATCGCCGCGGCGGTGGCGTTTCTGATCATCCGCAAACCGGGAGTGGCCGTCTTGGCGGAGATGGCCGCTGCTTCCGGGGAATTGATCATGGGATCGGAGTGGGGGCTGGAAACGATGATCTACGGACTGGTGCAAGGTCTGTTCGCCGAATTGATCTTTGCCCTGTTCCGGTACAAGCGGTACGACTTGCCGGTGTTGTTTTTGGCCGCGGCCGCTTCCACCGTCGGGTCCCTGATCATGGATTTCTGGAAAGGGTACATCGATGAACTGGCGGCTTGGAACCTGACGCTGTATATCGGAATGCGGCTGATCGGAGCGCTGGTGATCGCCGGCTGGTTCGCCCGCGTTCTGGTGAACGCGCTGGATGCGACCGGAGTGACCCGGCTGGTTCGCCCCGCTTCCCGGGAAGATTGGGACTCCCTGGACCGGGAGTGACGGAAGATGAAACCGGCACTTTCCGTCAAGGGGCTCAGGCTCAAGTTTCCGGGCAAAGAAGGACTTCTGTTCAAGGATCTGTCCGTGACGGTCCGACGGGGAGAGAAGGTTCTCTTTCTCGGGCCGTCCGGATGCGGGAAATCGACGCTGCTTCGGGTGATGTGCGGATTGATTCCCCGCGTCATCGATGTTCCGGCCAAGGCGGAAGAGCAACGGATTCCCGATTCGTGGGGCATGGTTTTTCAAGATCCGGACACCCAATTTTGCATGCCGTATGTGGATGAGGAAATCGCCTTTGTGCTGGAAAATCTGGGAGTTCCGCGGGAAGAGATGCCGGGGAGGATTCGCGATTTGCTTGAGCGGGTCGGTCTTCATCTCCCGGATCCCCATGTCCGGATCGGCACGCTCTCCGGGGGAATGAAGCAGCGGTTGGCCATCGCTTCCGTGCTGGCTCTGGAGCCCGACGTGCTGTTTCTGGACGAACCGACGTCCATGCTGGATCCTGAAGGGACGCGGGAAGTCTGGGAAGTGGTTCGCGAAGTGGCCCGTGACCGGACCGTGGTGATCGTGGAACACAAGATTGACCGGGTGCTGGATTTTGTCGACCGGATCCTGCTTTTCGATTCGCACGGACGCATCCTTGCGGACGGCCGGCCCGATGTCGTGTTGAAGCGCCACCGGGAAGAGATCCGCCATTTCGGCATCTGGCACCCCGGAGTCTGGGACGAATGGATGAGAGAAAATCCGGGGCGATTCGGCCGGAACGCGGAAAACCGGGAAGTGATTGTGCTCCGGGATTTCAGCGGATTCCGCCGGAAAGAGCCCCACATCCGGGTGGAAGCGGCGCAGGTGAGGGAAGGAGATTGGATCGCCGTCACCGGGGCAAACGGAGCGGGCAAAACCACTCTGCTCCTCGCCCTGATGCGCCTGATCCGCACCCGGGGGGAATGCCGCCTGCCCGGAATGTCCGGCGAGCGGGTCGCCGACTTGACCGGGCAAGTGAATCTGGTGTTTCAGAATCCCGAGCATCAGTTTGTCGAGCGGACCGTGTTTGATGAAATCGCGTTCGCGCTCCGGCGAAGCGGCGCTCCCGAAGAAGAAGTGAACCGCCGGGTGAATGAGCTGCTGGAGCTGTTCGGGCTTCACGGCAAGGAGATGCAACATCCGCACTTGTTGTCCACCGGAGAGAAGCGGCGACTCAGCGTCGCCACCGCCGTGGCGGTGAAACCAAGGGTGTTGCTGCTGGATGAACCGACGTTCGGCCTGGATGCGGCAAACACCTTCCGGCTGCTGGAGCTGTTGGAATCGATGCGAAGACAGGGAACCACCATTCTGATGGTGACACATGATGAGCGGATCATGGCGGACGCGGCCACGAGGATCTGGGTGATCCGAAGCGGCAGATTGGCGGAGGACAAAGTGCCGGGGGGATCGGCGGCATGGACGGACGGCCGGGGAAAGGAGGAAGCCGCATGCCTTTCGACGCGAATTTGAGGGAGACGTGGCTTCACCGGGCCAATCCCGCCGTGAAACTGATCCTGCTCACGATGATGATGTTGGGCACCTTGCTCATCCACAATCCCAATGTCCAGCTCTGGCTCTCGATGGGGACCCTGTTGTTGTTCGTCGGGTGGAGCGGCGCTCCGCTCCGGTGGATGGCGCTGATCCTGCTCTCACTGCTGTTTGTGGTCGTATCTTCTTCGCTGACGATGATCATGTTCGGCAAAGGGGAGACCGTCTGGTGGGAATGGGGCTGGATCCGCGTGTCCGAGGAAAGTTTTTACCGCGGGATTCACGTGGGATTCCGCTCCATGGCGTTCGCCTGTCTCGGCCTGGTGTTTTCGTTCACCACCCGGCCGGTGCTCCTCTTCTATTCGCTCATGCAGCAGCTGAAACTTCCGCCGAGGCTGGCTTACAGCATGATGGCGGCCATCCGGCTGATTCCGATGTTGGCCGAAGAGCTGCAGACGCTGCGCATGGCGTTCCGTGTGCGGGGAGTCGTGACGAAAGGCGGGCCGCTTTCCCTGCTGCGGGTGACCGTGAAGTATGCGGTGCCCCTGTTGTCCCAGGGGATCCGGCGCGCCGCCCGGATCGCCGTGGCGATGGAAGCGAAGCGGTTTTGCGAGGGGGGCCGGACGTATTATTACCGGACCGGCATCTCGGGACATGATCTGCTGTTGGCCGTGGTCTGCTTGGGAATGTTCGCGGCGGCGATGGCGGTCGGGAAGGAGTTCCCGGTGTGGCCGGTTCCGGATGTTCGGTCCGTGGACTGAAGCGGTGACGGAGGAGGAATGCGGGTGAAACGACCGGAGCTTCATGTGGTCACCACGGGGAGGCAGCCCGCCGAACGGGTCGTTCCTGTATTGGCGGAGATCTCGCCGCTGGTGGATCGGATTCATCTGCGGGAAAAAGCGCTCTCCGCCGGAGAGGTGTACCGAATGGCCGCTTCGTTGGCGGAGCGGGGCGTACCGCCGGAAAAAATCATCATCAATGACCGGGTGGACGTGGCGGTGGCCATCGGGGCGGGAGGCGTCCAGCTGGCGTGGCACAGCCTGCGGATGTCCGTCGTTCGCCGCGCGTTCCCCGGACTGCGGGCGGGCCGCTCCGTCCATTCGGAAAAAGAGGCGGACGAGGCCGTTCGTGACGGAGCCGATTGGCTCATCTACGGGCACGTGTTTCCCACCCGAAGCAAACCGGGCCTGTCGCCGCGGGGATTGGAAGAGCTGGGATCCATCATTCGCCGCCAACCGGTTCCGGTCATTGCCATCGGGGGGATCTTGCCGGAAAATGCCGGGCTCCCTCTTGAGGCGGGGGCGGCGGGCATCGCTGTCATGTCGGGCATTCTGGAGAGGCCCGATCCGGCGAAGGCGGCGTGGGAGTATGCCGCGATCCTGAACAGGTGGGTGAAAAAACATGGCACAAACCTTTGATGTCGCCGTCATCGGCGGAGGGGTGATGGGTTGCGGCATTGCCTGGAAATTGGCCGAACGCGGGCACAAGGTGGTTGTGCTCGAACGGGACCGCGTCGGCGCCAAGGCTTCTTCCGCGGCTGCCGGCATGTTGGGGGCCCAGGCGGAACTCACGGAAGACGGACCGCTGCTTCGGCTGGCCGTCAAGAGCCGCTCCATGTTTCCTGGACTGGCGGCGGAGCTGAAAGAGCTCTCGGGAATCGACATCCGCTTTGTCGACCGGGGGATGGTGAAAATCGCTTTGACGGCCGAGGAGGCGGAGGCGCTGCGGGATCAGGCCCTTCGCCACTGCGAAATGGGGCTGGAAGTGGCCTGGTTGGACGGGGAGCGCCTCCGGCAACGGGTCCCCGGTTTGTCTCCGCTGGTGCAAGGAGGAGTGTTTTTGCCGCGGGACGGTCAGGTGTCGGCACCGGACTTCACACGGGCACTCGCCCGAAGCGCCGTCAAGCGGGGAGCGATCATCCGCGAGCATGTGGAAGTGACGGGACTGGTGCTGGATGGAAACGCCGTCCGCGGAGTGAAAACCTTGACGGACGTGATTCATGCGGACCGGGTGGTGGTGGCTGCGGGAGCGTGGACCGGCGGAATGCTCGCCAAAGCGGGGGTTCACATCCCGACGGTTCCCGTCAAGGGAGAATGCTTTTCCGTGATGGCGGACACCACCTTCCTCGGGCACACGGTGTTTGCCGAAGGTTGTTACCTCGTTCCCAAAGAGGGAGGACGACTGGTGGTGGGGGCCACCATGGAACCCGGCACCTTTGACGAACGGATCTCTCTCGGGGGCCTGGCCGAATTGATGCAAAAAGCGATGCGCATTTTTCCCTCGATCCATTTGGCTTCCTGGGAGCGTGCGTGGAGCGGAATCCGCCCGCAGACTCCGGACGGCCTTCCGATTCTCGGCCGGCATCCGGAAATCGGGGGGCTCATCGTCGCCACCGGTCATTTCCGGAACGGAATCTTGCTGGCGCCCGTCACGGCGGAGATCGCGGCCGATTTGGCGGAGGACAAGCCGGTCCCGCCGTCATTGGAAGCGTTTCGCGTCGATCGGTGGAACAACGTGGAGGTGATGTCATGAATCTGCGCATCAACGGGGAGACGGTTCACATTCCGGAAGAAGTGACCACCGTGGAAGATCTGCTCGGTCACTTTTCCCTCGCGGGCAAAGTGGTGATCGTGGAGCGGAACGGCGAAGTGCTGGAGAAGGCGGACCATCCCCGGACGCGTCTTTCGGACGGAGACCGGATTGAAATCGTTCACTTTGTGGGAGGCGGTTGACATGTTGAAAATCGGACCATATACCTTCCGGTCCCGGCTGCTTCTGGGAACCGGCAAATACCCCGATCCGGATGTGCAAAAGCAGGCGGTGGAAGTCTCCGAAGCGGAGATTCTCACGTTTGCGGTCCGCCGCATGAATATCTGGCAACCGGATCAACCCAACTTGCTGGAACGGCTGGATCTGACCCGATACAAGCTGCTTCCCAACACCGCCGGGGCCAAGACGGCGGCCGAAGCGGTGAGAATCGCCAAGCTCGCCCGCGCGTCCGGGCTGTGCGACATGGTGAAAGTGGAAGTGATCGGCTGTGACAAAACGTTGTTGCCGGATCCGGTGGAGACGCTCCGTGCGACGGAAGAGCTGCTCAAAGAGGGCTTCATCGTGCTTCCTTACACTTCGGATGACGTGGTGCTGGCCCGGAGATTGCAGGAGTCGGGAGCGCACGCCGTGATGCCGGGCGCATCCCCGATCGGGTCCGGTCAGGGGATCGTCAATCCGCTCAATCTCAGCCTGATCATCGAACAGTCCACCGTGCCGGTCATCGTGGATGCGGGCATCGGTTCCCCCGCGGACGCCGCCTTGGCGATGGAATTGGGAGCGGACGGGGTGCTTTTGAACACCGCCGTTTCCTCGGCCAAAGATCCGGTCAAGATGGCGAGGGCGATGAAATTGGCCATCGAAGCGGGGCGACTCGGATATGAAGCCGGACGGATTCCCAAAAAGCGGTATGCCACGGCGAGCAGCCCCTCGGAAGGATGGAGCCCCGTTGGATGATCGGTACTCCAGACAAATCTTGTTTGCGCCCGTCGGGAAAAAAGGGCAGTCGCGGATCCGCCGGGCGCACGTGTTGGTCATCGGGGCGGGGGCGTTGGGCACCGCGATTTCGGACATGTTGGTGCGGGCCGGCGTCGGTCGGTTGACCCTGATGGACAGGGATTTCGTCGAGTGGAGCAATTTGCAACGACAATCCCTGTACACGGAAGAAGACGCCCGGAGCAGGCTGCCCAAGGTCGTGGCGGCCGAAAGGAGGCTCCGGCAGATCAACGCGGATGTCCGGATCGAAGCAAGGATTGCAGACGTGACGGCGGCGGAGCTGGATGAATGGGTGGCGGAAGCGGATGTGCTCATGGATGCGACGGACAATTTCGAGACGCGCCTCATCATGAACGATGCGGCTTGCAAGCATCGCAAACCTTGGATCTACGGGGCTTGTGTCGGCGGTTACGGGATGACGTTCACCATTCTCCCCGGCGAAACGCCGTGCCTCTCCTGTTTGATGGAAACGGTGCCCATGGGCGGGGCCACCTGCGATACCGCCGGCATCATCAGTCCGGCGGTTCAGATCGTGGCTTCCCATCAGGTGACCGAGGCACTGAAACTCCTGGTGGGGGACCGTGATTCGCTGCGCGGGACCCTGCTGGCCTTTGACTTGTGGGAAAACAGGCATCATGCCATGGATGTGTCACGACTGAAGAAAGAACAATGTCCGTCCTGCGGAGCCCGGGCCGTCCACCCCTATCTGGATCGGAGCCGGCAGAACCGGACCACGGTCCTTTGCGGACGGGACAGTGTGCAGATCCGGCCGATGGAAGCGGGCCGGCGGGACTTGGAATCCCTTACGGAGTCGCTCATCCGTCAGGGCAAGGAAGTGATCAGCAATCCGTTCCTGGTTTCGTTCGTGGACGGATCGTTCCGGCTGACCGTGTTTCGCGACGGACGGGTCTTGGTTCACGGAACCCGGGATCCGGCCGTGGCGCGGAGCATTTGTCACCGTTATCTGGGATGAACGGAGGCGACAAACATGGCAGTTTTCAAGGCACTCACGATCGCCGGCTCGGACAGCGGAGGCGGCGCGGGAATTCAGGCCGACCTGAAAACGTTTCAGGAGCTGGAGGCTTTCGGCATGTCGGCCATCACGGCGATCACGGCTCAAAACACCCTCGGCGTGCAGGGAGTGTGGCCCCTCCCGGTGGAAGCGGTTGTCCGGCAAATCGACTCGGTGGCGGAAGACCTGAGCCCGGATGCGGTCAAGACAGGCATGTTGTTCTCGGCGGAAATCATTGACGCGGTGGCCGAACGGATTCGCGGATACGGCTGGAAGCAGTTGGTCGTCGATCCGGTGATGGTGGCGAAGGGAGGGGCTCCGCTCCTGCACCCCGATGCGGTCCAGGCCGTGATTCGCTCCCTGATTCCGCTGGCCGCCGTGGTGACTCCCAACATTCCCGAGGCCGAAGTTCTGACCGGGATGACCATCCGATCTCTCGATGACCGGAAGGAAGCGGCCAAACGGATCGTCTCGTTCGGGGCAAAGGCGGTGGTGGTGAAAGGAGGACACGGAGAAGAAGAAACGGTGATCGATCTTCTGTATGACGGATCCGTGTTTGTGGAATTCCATCATCCGCGGGTCAACACCAGACACACCCACGGAACGGGCTGCACGTTCGCCGCGGCCGTCACCGCCGGGCTGGCCAGGGGAAGCAACCTGACGGATGCCGTGGATCTGGCCGAGTCCTACATCCGCTCGGCCATTGAGGATGAATTGGGCATCGGCGGAGGTCATGGTCCGACCAATCACTGGGCATACCGGCGCAGGAAAGGAGCTTCCTGATGAAAGATGCGCTTCGGGACCGGCTGAGACTCTACTTCGTCGCGGGCAGCGTGAACGTGCGCAAAGATCCCGGCCGCGTGTTGGAAGCCGCCATCCGGGGAGGCATCACGATGTTCCAGTTTCGCGAAAAAGGCGAAAATGCGCTGGTTGACGGAGACAAACGGCGTCTGGCACTGGAATTGAAAGAGATTTGCCGTCGCTGCAAAATTCCGTTCATCGTCAACGACGACGTGGAACTGGCCCTGGAGGTGGACGCGGACGGTGTTCACGTGGGACAGGAAGATCTCCCGGCGGAAGAGGTGAGGAAACGGATCGGGGACAAGATTCTCGGTGTTTCCGCCCATGACGCGGAGGAAGCTCTGCAGGCCGTTCGGGCCGGAGCCGATTATCTCGGCGTGGGTCCGATGCATGGGACGCTGACCAAACGGGACATCCGGCCGGTTCGGGGGCCGGTGGTGATTGAGGAGATTCGGCGGGCAGGTGTTCGTCTGCCGATGGTCGGGATCGGCGGAATC from Staphylospora marina includes:
- a CDS encoding peptidoglycan DD-metalloendopeptidase family protein, whose protein sequence is MRNFRYWLPVVLSMILSFTVFPLPRSADAAPNFSMPFPCNQTWVGETRTNHNPTYAVDLNRANDLGDPVVASAAGKVITVRDLGNTSYGKYVVIDHGGGWTTWYAHLQSFSVSVGQSVKKGQKIGAVGSSGGSTGPHLHYEQRLNGTVQKIKWEGTQILYYGQKNYTSKNSCGSSTVTGTVKTTSGAPLNIRSGPGTSYSVVGQVANGATVTIQCQVRGETVTGTFGTSNLWNRIGSGKYVADAYVYTGSDGQVAPTCK
- a CDS encoding protein-L-isoaspartate O-methyltransferase family protein: MDQVVDGPARHKDHSDHPAGAEMVRLLQLLRVEKGNRVLEIGGTEWTSMLLSAMVEPEGRVDPLQADPPLEEMADIRFEPAEDSPGFPEEASYDRIISWSGLDRLPDAWTEHLAEGGVLVAPFSVLPLPDSQVVCRFVKENRKLTDGDVWEGSRSAESASARNGVMWKTGEREGQAWAGADWMKGRKPERWGQRFRTAQGVPSPVRETAASIRPFLLATAPEGLTTAHHPVIGRCIGYSSADGFALAALHERVWLVSDDRHGRVLRQWWDEWGRRGKPDYKDLRASVSGGRVRVVLRR
- a CDS encoding carbohydrate kinase family protein, which codes for MKRVFCVGELLIDWVCTEHGVSLAEGSRFEKKAGGAPANVAAAVARLGGEAVFMGRVGEDPFGDFLVNTLRKERVDVSMIDRGGSTTFAFVSLKADGERDFVFCRGADGEYSLDRIDLSRLRSGDILHFGSATAWLPGELRVTVFQLLSIARDRGMFISFDPNHRDALIHDLESFRRDCLHFLEHARFVKMSEEEAMLVSGVKDPMVAVNVLMRHGPDVLCVTMGASGTLLATRERMELVPSVRVKQVDSTGAGDAFVGAMLYRFAGEERLEEALGHHGKLAEFVRFANRAGAAACTGYGAIASLPTLEQVLSL
- a CDS encoding ketoacyl-ACP synthase III, whose protein sequence is MTSAIPVSQARISAIGTHVPERVLTNRDLERLVETSDEWIVQRTGIHERRIAANDEFTSDLCVKAVENLVERHQVRLADIDFVIVSTATPDAPFPSVASQVHHRLGLSRTAGAIDISAACAGFVHGLNMANALITSEQCRKVLVIGAETLSKITDYTDRTTCILFGDAAGAVLVEHDSKEPSFIRSVSTTDGSAGIHLYCSGIADRIGGKPILRNGKLVQNGREVFKIAVHTLVREIPPLLAEEGLTPGDLDLFVPHSANIRIIEAVCSRIGIPMEKVLFSATRYGNTSSASIPLALKDGMDAGKLKRGDLVLLSGFGGGFVHTSTLIRWTI
- the tenA gene encoding thiaminase II — encoded protein: MTFSERLRREADPVWQASFEHPFVKGIADGSLPMACFRHYVLQDSYYLSHFARVQAIGATKADSLPETARMALHAQRTCDAELSLHRRFMNRLNITEQEKETFEPAPTAYAYTSHLYRAAWTGEYGDVIAAILPCYWLYMEIGERLKGKEPDEPIYREWISAYGSDWFRQLVEEQIRCLNRIADRASEATRNRMRDHFLISSRYEWMFWEMAWRLESWPADAARGKIG
- a CDS encoding ECF transporter S component, which translates into the protein MNKGLKLTDILVTVVISVVFGVVYKLWGPLYYAVKPFGLHLDQFLYGMWFIAAAVAFLIIRKPGVAVLAEMAAASGELIMGSEWGLETMIYGLVQGLFAELIFALFRYKRYDLPVLFLAAAASTVGSLIMDFWKGYIDELAAWNLTLYIGMRLIGALVIAGWFARVLVNALDATGVTRLVRPASREDWDSLDRE